The following coding sequences lie in one Mucilaginibacter sp. KACC 22773 genomic window:
- the dnaJ gene encoding molecular chaperone DnaJ encodes MAKRDYYDILGVSKGSDADEIKKAYRKMAIKYHPDKNQGDKEAEEKFKEAAEAYEVLSSPEKRQRYDQFGHAANASSPNGGGYGGGGMDMNDIFSQFGDIFGGGSPFEGFFGGGGRQGGGAGGRRVARGSNLRIKVRLTLEEIANGAEKKIKVNKQIVCKTCDGSGAKDKASFQTCKTCGGSGAVRRVTNTILGQMQTTSTCPTCNGEGSTILSKCNVCHGDGVVRGEELITINVPAGVSEGMQLSMSGKGNAAPRGGVPGDLIILIEEIPHETLKRDGNNVIYDLHVNFVDATLGTTVEVPTIDGKAKIKIDPGTQGGKILRLKGKGVPEVNSYHRGDQLVHINIWTPKIVSREEREILEKLQSSPNFKPNPGKNEKSFFERMKEYFE; translated from the coding sequence ATGGCTAAAAGAGATTATTACGATATACTGGGCGTTTCAAAAGGATCAGATGCTGATGAGATAAAGAAGGCATATCGTAAAATGGCTATTAAATATCACCCGGATAAAAACCAGGGTGACAAAGAGGCGGAAGAAAAATTTAAGGAAGCCGCTGAAGCTTATGAAGTTTTAAGCAGCCCCGAGAAACGCCAGCGGTATGACCAGTTTGGTCATGCAGCCAATGCTTCATCGCCAAATGGCGGCGGTTATGGCGGCGGAGGCATGGATATGAACGACATATTCAGCCAGTTTGGCGATATATTTGGTGGCGGCAGTCCGTTTGAAGGTTTCTTTGGTGGCGGTGGCCGCCAGGGTGGCGGTGCCGGTGGCAGGCGTGTAGCCCGTGGCAGCAACCTGCGTATTAAAGTACGTTTAACACTTGAAGAAATTGCCAACGGCGCCGAAAAGAAAATAAAGGTTAATAAACAAATAGTCTGCAAAACCTGCGATGGCAGCGGCGCAAAAGATAAAGCATCGTTTCAAACCTGTAAAACATGTGGCGGCTCGGGCGCGGTGCGCAGGGTAACCAATACTATTTTGGGCCAGATGCAAACAACCAGCACCTGCCCTACCTGTAACGGCGAAGGCTCAACCATACTGTCAAAATGTAATGTTTGTCATGGTGATGGCGTAGTGCGTGGCGAAGAGTTGATTACCATCAACGTACCTGCTGGCGTGAGCGAAGGCATGCAGTTAAGCATGAGCGGCAAAGGTAACGCGGCCCCACGCGGTGGTGTACCAGGCGATCTGATCATTTTGATCGAGGAGATTCCGCACGAAACTTTAAAACGCGATGGTAACAACGTGATCTACGATTTGCATGTAAACTTTGTTGATGCAACATTGGGCACCACTGTTGAAGTACCTACCATCGACGGTAAAGCCAAAATAAAAATTGACCCCGGAACCCAGGGCGGCAAAATATTGCGACTGAAAGGCAAAGGCGTACCCGAAGTAAACTCATACCATCGTGGCGACCAACTGGTGCACATCAACATCTGGACACCAAAAATTGTAAGCCGCGAAGAGCGCGAAATACTGGAAAAATTACAATCATCTCCTAACTTTAAACCCAATCCGGGCAAAAATGAAAAAAGCTTTTTTGAGCGGATGAAGGAATATTTTGAGTAG
- a CDS encoding fructose-6-phosphate aldolase — protein MNYHIIKVKGVAKIPDYVQLRDDKFTLLAYFRVDRPDKSLDKVGLADKAEYIMNIIKDLPFGQILKLEL, from the coding sequence ATGAACTACCACATTATAAAAGTTAAAGGCGTTGCCAAAATACCCGATTATGTACAGCTGCGGGATGATAAGTTTACGTTGCTGGCTTATTTCAGGGTAGATAGGCCCGATAAATCGTTGGATAAGGTGGGGCTGGCGGATAAGGCGGAGTATATTATGAATATTATTAAGGATTTACCTTTTGGGCAGATCCTGAAATTAGAGCTATAA
- a CDS encoding acyl-CoA reductase, whose translation MSKFNIKNSINSFSTLGKQLIAPDAQLMTIIEDERYHNAWFTPESVLQAVTAIGKMLNEDDLKTWLAKYNLENDAPGKKVGLILAGNIPLVGFHDVLCVLASGNHALIKASSQDARLIKTVLERLVAIDVSFDSQFSFVERLADFNAVIATGSNNSSRYFDYYFGKVPNIIRKNRNSIALLTGDETAEQLFNLGHDIFDYYGLGCRNVSKLLVPKDYNFNFFFESIEDHKAIIHHHKYNNNYDYNKSIYLVNSDKHLDNGFLMVKEDDRLASPLAVLYFSYYDDLAQAQELLQKQSDNIQCIVTNATINVASQVVSFGQSQHPALWDYADGIDTMEFLSNL comes from the coding sequence ATGTCAAAATTTAACATAAAAAATTCCATAAACTCATTTTCGACCTTAGGAAAGCAGTTAATTGCCCCCGATGCGCAATTAATGACCATCATTGAAGACGAACGCTACCATAACGCCTGGTTTACGCCCGAAAGCGTTTTGCAAGCCGTAACCGCCATAGGTAAAATGCTTAACGAGGACGATTTGAAAACCTGGCTCGCAAAATACAATCTTGAAAATGACGCCCCGGGCAAAAAAGTGGGCCTTATTTTGGCAGGAAATATCCCGCTGGTTGGTTTTCATGATGTGCTGTGCGTGCTGGCATCCGGCAATCACGCACTAATCAAAGCATCGTCACAAGACGCCCGGCTGATAAAAACTGTTTTAGAACGATTAGTGGCTATTGACGTCAGCTTCGACAGCCAGTTTAGTTTTGTAGAGCGCTTAGCCGATTTTAACGCCGTTATAGCCACCGGAAGCAATAATAGCTCGCGCTACTTTGATTACTACTTTGGAAAAGTGCCTAACATCATCCGTAAAAACAGGAATAGTATTGCCCTGCTAACCGGCGATGAAACGGCAGAACAACTGTTTAACCTTGGCCATGATATTTTTGATTATTATGGCTTGGGTTGCCGCAATGTGAGTAAGTTGCTGGTGCCGAAGGATTATAATTTCAATTTCTTTTTTGAATCGATTGAAGATCATAAGGCTATCATCCATCACCATAAGTACAACAATAATTACGATTACAATAAATCCATCTACCTGGTAAACAGCGACAAACATCTTGATAACGGTTTTTTGATGGTAAAGGAGGATGACAGACTGGCATCGCCACTGGCCGTGCTGTATTTTAGCTATTACGACGATCTTGCCCAGGCGCAGGAACTATTACAAAAACAAAGCGACAATATTCAGTGTATTGTTACCAATGCCACCATTAATGTAGCCAGCCAGGTGGTAAGCTTCGGCCAAAGCCAGCACCCCGCATTATGGGATTATGCCGATGGGATTGATACAATGGAATTTTTGTCAAATCTTTAA
- a CDS encoding nucleotide exchange factor GrpE codes for MKFNDMLKKKKKENMDTPENINEPTRENLAEEQQLKEQQAETVEAVETEEIPGPTAEDKLKTELAQANDKYLRLYAEFDNFRRRTQKERAEARETEGKDLIIALLPVLDDFERAQRSMEKAVDVAPVKEGVTLIQNKLKNILAQKGLKEMESIGAPFDADLQEAITNIPAPTDDLKGKVIDEMEKGYTLKDRVIRFAKVIVGA; via the coding sequence ATGAAATTTAACGACATGTTGAAGAAAAAGAAGAAAGAAAATATGGATACCCCTGAAAATATTAATGAGCCTACACGGGAAAATTTAGCCGAAGAACAACAACTAAAAGAACAGCAGGCAGAAACTGTTGAGGCTGTTGAAACCGAGGAAATACCCGGCCCTACTGCAGAAGATAAATTAAAGACCGAACTGGCGCAGGCTAATGATAAATATTTACGTTTGTATGCCGAATTTGACAACTTCCGCAGGCGCACCCAAAAAGAACGCGCCGAAGCCCGGGAAACTGAAGGCAAGGATTTAATTATTGCCCTGTTACCCGTTTTAGACGATTTTGAGCGTGCACAACGCTCTATGGAAAAAGCTGTTGACGTGGCCCCGGTTAAAGAAGGCGTAACCCTGATACAAAACAAATTAAAAAACATACTTGCCCAAAAAGGTTTAAAAGAAATGGAATCAATAGGTGCTCCGTTTGATGCCGACCTACAGGAAGCAATTACTAATATACCCGCCCCTACCGATGACCTTAAAGGCAAGGTTATCGACGAAATGGAAAAAGGCTACACCCTAAAAGACAGGGTGATCCGTTTTGCCAAAGTAATTGTAGGAGCGTAG
- a CDS encoding exo-alpha-sialidase, with the protein MPGNVQAQTIHNTYKTEAGVPKLNIQRSMIYSPDKEWLYNHHPSIIHFKDKFIAIWSNGLIDEDSPGQRVVYAISKDFVHWSAPVALASPGKVNDTLNVLTAAGLYQYKGTLVAYYGEYTKQRQNTRLWGKTSKDGLHWSNPIDMHVPLIPNHGPEATTSGRLIISGNFLFPYTDDRRGISGWKLSSFYPDSLYTQDNSAAFYAPAARLGLPPLCEGSFFQTDDNVLHMLLRVTGKGWKGKLWLTESKDNGSSWSRPAEVPFSDNDSKFHFGRLPDTRFYYVGIPDTLHHYDRNPLVLSLSKDGQSFDKNYIIANQLYHLKKEGLWKGGQYGYPHTIIYNGYMYVIISRQKEAIEVLRFDFKQLEAH; encoded by the coding sequence ATGCCAGGCAACGTCCAGGCCCAAACCATCCACAACACCTATAAAACCGAAGCCGGAGTTCCCAAGTTAAACATCCAGCGGTCGATGATCTACTCGCCGGATAAGGAATGGCTGTATAATCATCACCCCTCCATCATCCACTTTAAAGATAAATTCATCGCGATATGGAGCAATGGCCTCATCGACGAGGATTCGCCGGGCCAGCGTGTGGTTTACGCTATATCGAAGGATTTTGTACATTGGTCGGCACCTGTTGCCCTGGCATCTCCGGGCAAGGTTAATGATACACTTAACGTGTTAACGGCCGCCGGCTTATACCAATACAAAGGCACTCTGGTTGCCTATTACGGCGAGTACACCAAACAACGCCAAAACACCCGTCTTTGGGGCAAAACCAGCAAAGATGGTCTCCACTGGAGCAATCCTATCGACATGCATGTGCCGCTAATCCCTAATCATGGCCCCGAGGCTACCACAAGCGGCCGGCTTATCATCAGCGGTAACTTTTTGTTTCCTTACACCGATGATCGCCGCGGTATCTCCGGTTGGAAACTCAGCAGTTTTTACCCCGATTCATTATACACCCAGGATAACTCCGCTGCCTTTTATGCTCCCGCAGCCAGGCTTGGCTTGCCCCCGCTTTGCGAAGGTTCGTTTTTCCAGACGGATGATAACGTGCTGCACATGCTGCTACGGGTAACCGGCAAAGGCTGGAAGGGTAAATTATGGCTTACCGAAAGTAAGGATAACGGCAGTTCATGGTCGCGCCCGGCAGAGGTCCCTTTTTCTGACAACGACAGCAAATTTCACTTCGGCCGCTTGCCCGATACGCGTTTTTATTACGTAGGCATTCCCGATACACTACATCATTACGACCGGAACCCGTTGGTGTTATCATTATCAAAAGATGGCCAATCGTTCGATAAAAACTACATCATCGCAAACCAACTTTACCACCTTAAAAAAGAAGGGTTATGGAAAGGCGGCCAATACGGATATCCGCATACTATCATCTACAATGGCTATATGTATGTAATTATATCGCGGCAGAAAGAAGCTATTGAGGTACTCCGGTTCGATTTTAAGCAGTTAGAAGCGCACTAA
- a CDS encoding 4Fe-4S dicluster domain-containing protein, whose protein sequence is MAIKITDECINCGACEPECPNNAIYDAGAAWRFSDGTGLKGIIDFGDGNTLNAEETQAALSDEIYYIVPDKCTECVGFHDEPQCAAVCPVDCCVDDEDIRETQEELLAKKDWLHMNE, encoded by the coding sequence ATGGCGATTAAAATCACCGATGAATGCATAAACTGCGGAGCCTGCGAGCCGGAGTGCCCCAATAATGCAATTTATGATGCTGGTGCGGCATGGCGCTTTAGCGACGGTACCGGCCTTAAAGGAATTATTGATTTTGGAGATGGCAATACTTTAAATGCCGAGGAAACTCAGGCTGCCCTGTCCGACGAGATATATTATATAGTGCCTGATAAGTGTACCGAGTGTGTTGGTTTTCATGACGAACCACAATGTGCTGCTGTATGCCCGGTTGATTGCTGCGTAGATGATGAAGATATCCGCGAAACACAGGAAGAATTGTTAGCCAAAAAAGATTGGCTGCATATGAATGAATAA
- a CDS encoding ABC transporter ATP-binding protein: MLSIRNIVKQYAGHRALDDVSLEVESGQVFGLLGPNGAGKTSLIRIINQITAPDSGEVFFNGQKLNQSHIDRIGYLPEERGLYKKMEIGEQMIYLARLKGLSRDEAQKRLKFWFDKLGMETWWKKKIEELSKGMQQKAQFVATVLHEPDLIILDEPFSGFDPVNAEIIKDEILELNKKGATILFSTHRMESVEELCDAIALIHQSHKILDGTVKNIRNSYRNETYMVEYAGQRLSFNGAQPFDIIGDTITDDDNHTIRIKLNEGYTSNDVLQYLMPQVRINMLQEVIPGMHEIFIEKVNANNKSHE, translated from the coding sequence ATGTTAAGCATCCGCAATATTGTTAAGCAATACGCCGGTCACCGGGCGTTAGACGATGTAAGCCTGGAGGTAGAAAGCGGCCAGGTTTTCGGTCTGCTGGGACCAAATGGCGCAGGCAAAACTTCCCTTATCCGCATCATTAACCAGATAACCGCGCCGGATTCAGGCGAAGTTTTTTTTAACGGCCAAAAGCTCAACCAATCGCATATAGACCGTATTGGCTATCTGCCCGAAGAGCGCGGTCTGTACAAAAAAATGGAGATTGGCGAGCAGATGATTTACCTGGCCCGCTTGAAAGGCCTCAGCCGCGATGAAGCCCAAAAACGTTTAAAGTTTTGGTTTGATAAGCTGGGCATGGAAACCTGGTGGAAAAAAAAGATTGAAGAACTATCCAAAGGCATGCAGCAAAAAGCCCAGTTTGTGGCAACCGTGTTACATGAGCCCGACCTGATTATTTTAGATGAACCCTTCAGCGGTTTCGACCCGGTAAATGCAGAAATCATTAAAGACGAGATCCTGGAGCTGAACAAAAAAGGTGCTACCATCCTGTTCTCTACCCACCGCATGGAATCGGTAGAGGAGCTTTGCGATGCTATCGCCCTTATCCATCAATCGCATAAAATACTGGATGGTACCGTTAAAAACATCCGCAACTCCTACCGCAACGAAACCTATATGGTTGAGTACGCAGGCCAGCGTTTAAGCTTTAACGGCGCCCAACCGTTCGACATCATTGGCGATACCATCACGGATGATGATAACCATACCATCCGCATCAAACTAAATGAAGGTTATACCTCAAATGATGTACTGCAATACCTTATGCCCCAGGTTCGCATCAATATGTTGCAGGAAGTAATACCGGGCATGCATGAAATATTTATCGAAAAAGTAAACGCAAACAACAAAAGCCATGAATAA
- a CDS encoding cell division ATP-binding protein FtsE, whose product MIGNSIIKLNGVDIFQQAHLVLSNVNLHVDKGDFVWLIGSTGSGKSSLLKVIYGDLGIKAGTGHACGYELSKLSGRDVPYLRRKLGIVFQDFQLLTDRSIEQNLLFVMRATGWKDKKLIAERTLDVLEKVGLRSKLKKMPHELSGGEQQRVVIARALLNNPEIILADEPTGNLDPETSEEIVLLLKQISQSGTAVLIATHDYHIIRTFPSRIIKCENGKVLEDAVI is encoded by the coding sequence ATGATTGGGAACTCTATTATAAAGCTAAATGGTGTTGATATTTTTCAGCAGGCACACCTGGTACTGTCAAACGTAAACCTGCATGTTGATAAAGGTGATTTTGTATGGCTTATAGGCTCTACCGGATCGGGCAAAAGCAGCCTGCTTAAAGTTATTTACGGCGACCTGGGCATAAAAGCTGGTACCGGGCATGCCTGCGGGTACGAGTTAAGCAAGCTATCGGGCCGGGATGTGCCCTATTTACGCCGCAAGCTGGGTATAGTTTTCCAGGATTTTCAATTATTGACAGATCGCTCCATAGAGCAAAACCTGCTTTTTGTTATGCGCGCCACCGGCTGGAAAGACAAAAAGTTGATAGCCGAACGTACCCTTGACGTACTGGAAAAAGTTGGCCTGCGTTCTAAACTTAAAAAAATGCCGCATGAGTTATCCGGCGGCGAGCAGCAACGTGTGGTAATTGCCCGCGCCCTACTTAACAACCCCGAAATTATATTGGCTGACGAACCAACCGGTAACCTTGACCCCGAAACTTCTGAAGAGATTGTATTGCTCCTAAAACAGATCAGCCAATCGGGTACCGCAGTGTTAATTGCCACCCACGATTATCATATCATCCGCACTTTCCCATCGCGCATTATTAAGTGCGAGAATGGTAAGGTTTTGGAGGATGCGGTGATATAG
- a CDS encoding DmpA family aminopeptidase: MRSLALTVFFISTIAAAAAQQRARDLGIKFNGTTGQYNAITDVKGVLVGYKTLISGEGPLVTGKGPVRTGVTVIMPNGKSIDPLPAGWFSLNGDGEMTGTTVIDEYGLNYGPIGITNTNSVGVVRDAIGEWNVKNFSKGSLVDFSFGLPVAAETFDGVLNDINGFHVKKEDVFEALNTAHGGKVEEGNVGGGTGMSLFQFKGGSGTSSRVISIDTATYTVGAFVQGNFGRRTDLIISGVPVGREWKGDLPVINSKPKDGSIIIIIGTDAPLLPAQLKLVAKRASLGVARCGGVGRNSSGDIFLAFSTVPPKDNAKGTLQTWTVLPKEQMDKVFQATVESVEEAIINAMIAAKDMKGINGNTVYAIPHDKLMQVINGYSHKMQ; the protein is encoded by the coding sequence ATGAGATCCCTTGCTCTAACCGTATTTTTTATATCAACCATTGCTGCCGCTGCCGCCCAGCAACGCGCCCGCGATCTGGGTATCAAATTTAACGGCACTACCGGCCAGTACAATGCCATTACCGATGTTAAAGGCGTTTTGGTGGGCTACAAGACATTAATAAGCGGCGAAGGCCCCTTGGTTACCGGCAAAGGCCCGGTGCGTACTGGTGTTACCGTTATTATGCCAAACGGCAAATCTATCGATCCGCTGCCGGCTGGATGGTTTAGTCTTAATGGCGACGGTGAAATGACCGGCACTACCGTAATTGACGAATATGGCCTTAACTACGGCCCCATCGGTATTACCAATACCAATAGCGTTGGTGTGGTAAGAGATGCTATTGGCGAGTGGAATGTTAAAAACTTCAGCAAAGGCTCGTTGGTTGATTTCTCCTTTGGCCTGCCGGTAGCTGCCGAAACTTTCGATGGTGTATTAAATGACATTAACGGATTTCACGTAAAAAAAGAAGATGTGTTCGAGGCGCTGAATACTGCCCATGGAGGCAAAGTAGAAGAAGGTAACGTTGGCGGTGGCACGGGTATGTCGTTATTCCAGTTTAAGGGCGGCAGCGGTACATCGTCAAGGGTGATTAGTATCGATACGGCTACTTATACGGTTGGGGCCTTTGTACAGGGCAATTTTGGCAGGCGGACAGACTTGATTATATCCGGAGTACCTGTTGGTAGGGAATGGAAAGGCGACTTGCCTGTTATCAATTCCAAACCCAAAGATGGCTCTATCATCATCATCATTGGCACCGATGCCCCTTTATTACCGGCACAGTTAAAACTTGTAGCCAAACGCGCATCATTAGGTGTTGCCCGCTGCGGCGGCGTGGGTCGCAATAGCTCGGGCGATATTTTCCTGGCATTTAGCACAGTACCACCCAAAGATAACGCTAAAGGCACCCTGCAAACCTGGACCGTATTGCCCAAAGAACAAATGGATAAAGTTTTCCAGGCTACCGTTGAAAGCGTGGAGGAAGCCATTATAAATGCCATGATAGCCGCCAAAGACATGAAAGGCATTAATGGTAACACCGTTTATGCTATACCGCATGATAAACTGATGCAGGTGATAAATGGTTATAGCCATAAAATGCAATAA
- a CDS encoding C40 family peptidase, which translates to MEYGICNLAVIPLRALPDDRSEQVSQVLFGETFEIKEWAERWVKIVTTTDNYTGWIGRLQFAMFGHVAYKSQQNMPPPLTYRAVTQAWKIIDNSILYLPAGSSLAGLKGTTCKIGNDKFEIIGEIGEREDIATTAKSFLNAPYLWGGRTHFGIDCSGFTQVVFNLNKIKIKRDASQQALEGEKVDSLNNARLGDLAFFNNTEGRVTHVGILLNGGQIIHASGKVKIDPIDNDGIYSEELKRHTHNLHSIRRFF; encoded by the coding sequence ATGGAATATGGTATTTGTAACCTTGCTGTAATCCCGCTTCGCGCTTTGCCTGATGACAGGAGCGAACAGGTATCGCAGGTGTTATTTGGCGAAACTTTTGAAATTAAGGAGTGGGCCGAACGCTGGGTTAAAATTGTTACAACAACTGATAATTATACGGGCTGGATAGGCAGGCTGCAATTTGCCATGTTCGGGCATGTAGCCTATAAAAGCCAACAAAATATGCCTCCGCCTTTAACTTACCGGGCGGTTACCCAGGCCTGGAAAATTATTGATAACTCAATACTTTATTTGCCTGCAGGCAGCTCACTTGCCGGTTTAAAAGGAACAACCTGCAAAATAGGGAATGATAAATTCGAGATCATTGGCGAAATAGGCGAAAGGGAAGATATAGCAACAACGGCAAAATCATTTTTGAATGCACCCTATTTGTGGGGTGGCCGCACCCACTTTGGCATTGATTGCTCTGGTTTTACACAGGTAGTATTTAACCTTAATAAAATAAAAATAAAACGCGATGCAAGTCAACAAGCCCTGGAGGGCGAAAAAGTTGACAGTTTAAACAACGCCCGTCTGGGCGATCTGGCTTTTTTTAATAATACCGAAGGACGTGTAACCCATGTGGGTATTTTATTAAACGGCGGACAAATAATTCATGCTTCAGGAAAGGTGAAAATAGACCCTATTGATAACGACGGCATTTATTCGGAAGAGTTAAAGCGTCACACACACAATTTGCATAGCATCCGGAGGTTTTTTTAA